Proteins co-encoded in one Kribbella qitaiheensis genomic window:
- a CDS encoding S1C family serine protease translates to MTENQPHQPQNQPGHDAPASGSTYGNQPQQGASPAYGSSPQERERTQQLPVQGYGQHQHQQYAPQGGQPRIGQHPSGGSAYPQSGQFGTAGTHQGTSPGPNWPFDPQPAQPEPPKPKRRGLALVAATALLVGTAGGVGGAAVYSATNDSSSSAPSVTAPLNGGQAAPVSAPDGSVQAAAAKVLPSVVKIGVATSQGAATGSGIVISQDGLIVTNNHVVAGAGSGGKISVMLNDGRTLSATVVGTDPLTDLAVIRADAKDLKPAVLGKSGTLGVGQGVVAIGSPFGLEATVTSGIVSALNRPVTSGDAQQDSTTVFPAIQTDAAINPGNSGGALIDLAGQVVGINSAIKTAGGSGQSEGGNIGLGFAIPIDQAKPIIDELVAKGKATHARLGVQVGDAQSSDGLQQGATLGEVTVGGAADKAGLKKGDVVTSVDGKAIASGDALVAAVRSHRPDDEVSITLTRAGKPQTIKATLGSDNGNPTG, encoded by the coding sequence ATGACCGAGAACCAGCCGCACCAGCCGCAGAACCAGCCGGGGCACGACGCGCCGGCCTCGGGTTCGACGTACGGGAACCAGCCCCAGCAGGGCGCATCACCGGCGTACGGCTCGAGTCCGCAGGAGCGGGAGCGCACTCAGCAGTTGCCGGTGCAGGGCTACGGCCAGCACCAGCACCAGCAGTACGCGCCGCAGGGCGGACAGCCGCGGATCGGTCAGCACCCCTCAGGTGGGAGTGCTTATCCACAAAGCGGGCAGTTCGGGACGGCCGGGACGCATCAGGGGACGTCACCGGGCCCGAACTGGCCTTTCGACCCGCAGCCGGCCCAGCCGGAGCCCCCGAAGCCCAAGCGGCGCGGTCTGGCTCTGGTGGCAGCTACCGCGCTGCTGGTCGGCACCGCCGGCGGTGTGGGTGGTGCGGCTGTGTACTCGGCGACCAACGACTCCAGCAGCTCGGCCCCGTCGGTGACGGCACCGCTGAACGGAGGCCAGGCCGCACCGGTGTCCGCGCCGGACGGTTCGGTCCAGGCAGCGGCCGCGAAGGTGCTGCCGAGTGTGGTGAAGATCGGCGTGGCCACGTCGCAGGGCGCGGCCACCGGTTCGGGCATCGTGATCAGCCAGGACGGCCTGATCGTCACCAACAACCACGTCGTCGCCGGAGCGGGGAGCGGCGGCAAGATCTCGGTGATGCTCAACGACGGCCGGACCCTATCGGCCACTGTCGTCGGCACCGACCCGCTGACCGACCTCGCGGTGATCCGCGCCGACGCCAAGGACCTGAAGCCCGCCGTACTCGGCAAGAGCGGCACGCTCGGCGTCGGTCAGGGCGTGGTCGCGATCGGTTCACCGTTCGGGCTGGAGGCGACCGTCACGAGCGGTATCGTCTCGGCCCTCAACCGCCCCGTCACTTCCGGTGACGCGCAGCAGGACAGCACGACAGTCTTCCCAGCAATCCAGACAGACGCCGCCATCAACCCCGGAAACTCCGGCGGCGCATTGATCGACCTCGCCGGCCAGGTGGTCGGAATCAACTCCGCGATCAAGACCGCCGGCGGATCGGGACAATCCGAAGGCGGAAATATCGGCCTGGGCTTCGCAATCCCGATCGACCAGGCCAAGCCGATCATCGACGAGCTGGTGGCCAAGGGCAAGGCCACACATGCACGGCTCGGCGTACAGGTCGGCGACGCGCAGTCTTCCGACGGGCTCCAGCAGGGAGCGACCCTCGGCGAGGTGACGGTGGGCGGTGCGGCGGACAAAGCCGGTCTCAAGAAGGGTGACGTAGTCACCTCGGTAGACGGTAAGGCGATTGCGTCAGGGGACGCGTTGGTCGCCGCAGTTCGTTCGCACCGCCCCGACGACGAGGTGAGCATCACCCTCACCCGAGCCGGCAAACCCCAGACAATCAAGGCCACCCTGGGCTCCGACAACGGCAACCCCACCGGCTGA
- a CDS encoding tyrosine-type recombinase/integrase produces the protein MSEETEKRHKNPDGRSSIYLGSDGYWHGRVTMGLKDDGSPDRPHVKRKKKEDVVARVKQLEIERDSGKVRPVGEKKWTVETWLLHWLTIVQPNLRFGAYRAYESAARIHLIPGIGKHKLDKLQPEHLERLYTRMQDAGARPGTAHQVHRTIRTALGVAEARGHIKSNPATKAKSPRSDIEQEEEIEPYTVKEIQAILREADRGRNSARWAIALALGLRQGEALGLKWSDVDLDGGILQVRRSRNKPHYVHGCGDKPCGRKIPGHCPERVSTRPDAAPTKSRAGRRTIGLPDELVLILRTHQKQQAGEKEAARQLWTDEGWLFASRTGKPLNARTDHQEWKDLLKAAGIRKGRLHDARHTAATVMLLLGIPERAVMDAMGWATTAMAKRYQHITTPVRRDIANRVGGLLWAPPVEKPPGKGEDGDGAAGALVSA, from the coding sequence ATGAGTGAAGAGACTGAGAAGCGTCACAAGAATCCTGATGGTCGGTCGTCCATCTACCTCGGCTCGGATGGCTACTGGCACGGCCGCGTCACGATGGGGCTGAAGGACGACGGCTCGCCAGATCGGCCGCACGTCAAGCGGAAGAAGAAGGAAGACGTGGTGGCGCGCGTGAAGCAATTGGAGATAGAGCGAGACTCCGGCAAAGTCCGGCCGGTCGGCGAGAAGAAGTGGACGGTCGAGACCTGGCTCCTGCACTGGTTGACGATTGTCCAACCAAACCTTCGATTCGGTGCATATAGGGCATATGAGAGCGCCGCACGAATTCACCTCATTCCCGGGATTGGGAAGCACAAGCTGGACAAGCTCCAACCCGAACACCTCGAACGGCTCTACACCCGAATGCAGGATGCGGGAGCTAGACCGGGCACTGCGCATCAGGTTCACAGAACGATCCGGACCGCGCTTGGCGTGGCTGAGGCAAGAGGTCACATCAAAAGCAACCCGGCCACCAAGGCGAAGTCGCCTCGATCCGATATCGAGCAAGAGGAGGAGATCGAGCCCTACACGGTGAAGGAAATTCAGGCCATTCTTCGCGAGGCGGACAGGGGGCGGAATAGTGCTCGCTGGGCAATCGCCCTTGCGCTCGGTCTCCGCCAGGGCGAGGCGCTCGGTCTCAAGTGGTCGGATGTCGATCTTGACGGCGGGATTCTGCAAGTCCGGCGTAGTCGGAACAAGCCGCACTATGTCCACGGCTGCGGGGACAAGCCTTGCGGCCGGAAGATTCCGGGCCACTGCCCAGAGCGTGTGTCCACGCGGCCGGATGCCGCACCAACGAAGTCCCGAGCGGGACGGCGAACCATTGGACTGCCCGACGAGCTGGTGTTGATCTTGCGCACCCATCAGAAGCAACAGGCGGGGGAGAAGGAAGCTGCTCGGCAGCTCTGGACGGACGAGGGGTGGTTGTTCGCGAGTCGCACAGGGAAGCCGCTGAACGCGCGCACTGATCACCAGGAGTGGAAGGACCTGCTGAAGGCGGCCGGGATCCGCAAGGGGCGACTACACGACGCCAGGCACACGGCAGCGACGGTGATGTTGTTGCTCGGGATCCCCGAGCGTGCGGTGATGGATGCGATGGGCTGGGCAACTACCGCAATGGCCAAGCGATACCAGCACATCACCACACCGGTACGACGCGACATCGCGAACCGTGTCGGCGGGCTCCTGTGGGCGCCTCCGGTAGAGAAGCCACCGGGGAAGGGTGAGGACGGCGACGGAGCTGCCGGAGCGCTCGTTTCGGCCTGA
- a CDS encoding helix-turn-helix domain-containing protein yields the protein MSVTEATSAAPLLLTVEQAAKRLGIGRTTFYALMTAGEIESVPLGRLRRIPAECLTEYIDRLRTTAREGRQAA from the coding sequence ATGTCAGTTACAGAGGCCACGTCAGCCGCTCCGCTGTTGCTTACGGTCGAGCAGGCCGCCAAGCGGCTCGGCATCGGGCGCACCACCTTCTACGCACTCATGACGGCCGGGGAGATCGAGTCCGTGCCGCTCGGTCGCCTACGGCGGATCCCCGCCGAGTGCTTGACCGAATACATCGATCGTCTTCGGACCACCGCCCGCGAAGGCCGACAGGCTGCCTAG
- a CDS encoding DUF3631 domain-containing protein, translating to MTDDNNDQVDAVDGADLLDEVRAVIGRYVVLPSDAAGVAVVLWIAATHAVSAWNCAPRLVIRAPEKRCGKSRLLDMADGLSHRPLMTTNASPSAVYRSIGLTPSDPPTLLIDEADTIFGPKAGDNEDLRGLLNAGHQRGRPTLRYDAGSRSVEKIETFAMAALAGIGMMPDTIEDRAAVIRMRRRTKGESVQPYRVRRDAPVLAELRERLHAWVTAHLDDLTNAAPNMPLEDRAADTWEPLIALADLAGGLWPRRARNAALTLIAELQDSTEASQSIRLLSDCRDAFGAARALPSAVIVQRLRADEESPWAEQPAPGGLTVRRLAALLREYDITPKNHRWEDGTQSKGYVRDDFADTWARYCPTEAEATSKGGAVPNRPNRPFAGHAGDGSVPWDGSNRPSNPSVPALTCEGTVGTDGTDHPQLPNQATCISCRQPLTFDDGTHTHPTCETA from the coding sequence ATGACCGACGACAACAACGACCAGGTCGACGCGGTCGACGGTGCCGACCTGCTGGACGAGGTACGCGCCGTTATCGGCCGGTACGTCGTATTGCCGAGCGATGCGGCGGGGGTTGCCGTGGTGCTGTGGATCGCTGCTACGCATGCGGTCTCGGCGTGGAACTGTGCGCCCCGGCTGGTGATTCGGGCACCTGAGAAGCGCTGTGGGAAGTCGCGGTTGCTGGACATGGCCGATGGGTTGTCGCACCGGCCGCTGATGACCACCAACGCATCCCCGTCAGCCGTGTACCGGTCGATCGGCCTCACGCCGTCAGATCCGCCGACGCTGCTGATCGATGAGGCAGACACGATCTTCGGGCCGAAGGCAGGCGACAACGAGGACCTACGCGGACTGCTCAACGCCGGACACCAGCGAGGACGCCCAACCCTGCGCTACGACGCCGGATCGCGGTCGGTCGAGAAGATCGAGACGTTCGCCATGGCCGCCCTTGCTGGTATCGGGATGATGCCCGACACGATCGAGGACCGGGCAGCCGTGATCCGGATGCGCCGCCGCACCAAGGGCGAATCGGTCCAGCCCTATCGCGTACGCCGTGACGCTCCCGTCCTAGCCGAACTGCGGGAACGCCTACACGCATGGGTCACGGCCCACCTGGACGATCTCACCAACGCCGCGCCGAACATGCCGTTGGAAGACCGCGCGGCCGACACCTGGGAGCCCCTGATTGCTCTTGCGGATCTCGCAGGCGGGCTCTGGCCGCGCCGGGCTAGAAACGCTGCCCTGACGCTGATTGCAGAGCTTCAGGACTCGACGGAGGCCTCTCAGTCGATCCGGCTTCTGAGTGATTGCCGGGATGCGTTCGGCGCAGCACGGGCGTTGCCGTCGGCCGTGATCGTGCAGCGGCTGCGGGCCGACGAGGAATCGCCGTGGGCCGAGCAGCCCGCGCCGGGCGGGCTCACTGTTCGACGGCTCGCCGCGCTGCTTCGTGAGTACGACATCACCCCGAAGAACCATCGGTGGGAAGACGGCACCCAGTCGAAGGGATACGTCCGCGACGACTTCGCAGACACCTGGGCGAGGTACTGCCCAACCGAGGCCGAAGCCACCTCCAAGGGGGGAGCCGTACCGAATCGTCCCAACCGTCCCTTCGCAGGTCACGCCGGGGACGGATCAGTTCCGTGGGACGGATCGAACCGTCCCAGCAATCCATCCGTCCCCGCTCTGACCTGCGAAGGGACGGTTGGGACGGATGGGACGGATCACCCCCAGCTCCCCAACCAGGCCACCTGCATTAGTTGCCGTCAGCCCCTCACCTTCGATGACGGCACGCACACCCATCCCACCTGCGAGACCGCATGA
- a CDS encoding bifunctional DNA primase/polymerase encodes MNEILTAALKTAERGWRVFMLGRSKRPVANCDTCRTATDHDPATCGHLTCHGFYAATTDPARIAAIVAAVPRGQLAVRTGAVSGLLVVDVDPAHGGNVSLSRMVVDQLVPRTLHVVTGSGGAHLYYRHPGQSVPSRPMPGRPGIDIKADGGYVVLPPSIHHRTGLRYRWSSTGGLDPVEMPPALVAACLPPRPADSSAPPISPTTTQPGGGISHPDKLLGSLLDAVRQAPQGKRRTTLYGAARGAARMVAAGAIDRAAALAALTYAGHQAAQTDRDIRAAIAGGFRDEGIAA; translated from the coding sequence ATGAACGAGATCCTGACCGCCGCACTAAAGACCGCCGAACGTGGCTGGCGGGTGTTCATGCTCGGCCGCTCTAAGCGTCCCGTAGCCAACTGCGACACCTGCCGCACCGCCACTGACCACGACCCGGCAACCTGTGGACACCTGACCTGCCACGGCTTCTATGCGGCCACGACCGATCCGGCCCGTATCGCCGCGATTGTCGCGGCTGTACCGCGTGGACAGCTCGCCGTTCGTACCGGAGCGGTGTCCGGGCTCCTGGTGGTCGATGTTGACCCTGCGCACGGTGGCAACGTCAGCCTCTCAAGGATGGTCGTTGACCAGCTCGTTCCGCGCACCCTCCACGTCGTCACCGGATCGGGCGGCGCTCACCTGTACTACCGCCACCCCGGGCAGTCGGTCCCGTCACGGCCGATGCCAGGACGGCCCGGCATCGATATCAAGGCTGACGGCGGATACGTCGTACTGCCGCCATCGATCCACCACCGAACCGGACTGCGCTATCGGTGGTCGAGCACTGGTGGCCTGGACCCGGTGGAGATGCCCCCCGCTCTCGTCGCCGCATGCCTGCCGCCTAGGCCGGCCGATTCGTCGGCCCCGCCAATCAGCCCAACGACGACACAACCGGGCGGGGGCATCTCCCACCCCGACAAGCTCCTCGGCAGCCTGCTAGACGCCGTACGCCAAGCGCCGCAGGGGAAGCGACGCACGACCCTCTACGGCGCTGCTAGGGGTGCTGCGCGGATGGTCGCGGCCGGAGCTATCGACCGTGCCGCTGCACTCGCTGCTCTGACCTACGCAGGACATCAAGCAGCCCAGACCGACCGAGACATCAGAGCTGCCATCGCTGGCGGTTTCCGCGACGAAGGGATTGCCGCATGA
- a CDS encoding cell division protein FtsK, translating into MTELPNEVPEPIDLDARRARRDEAPQGSATDAGQTVPLSTGDVERMDTAYEVALDDETDTTPGAGKVLVPVDQLGMPVAVAPGERLPIIPVHLRPENLPATARRALARSAHVAAYHGVRSPWYGAKLSWFAGRGLFRLVGKQIAWWWVPNSVALEQAAADDRELKEWEKIHRQLKATRLWRGCVLTAQNLGLMISAPIAWNAAPAGLLAAAGVGAVAALAHYGRPAGQTLVGTAVVAPRFRKLNSDIVLRAYYAAGLGKPDKTDQEIRFGSQMSRDARNTGSQVLVDLPYGKGWSDVQGAREKIASGLDVHMNQVFLSPDKSSSRRHTLFVADSDPLAVPVGRTDMLDCKPRSIWRPAKFGKDERDAPVSLLLMWISLLVGAQPRKGKTFAARLIALHAALDPYVKLIVVDGKNSPDWLKFKLVAHRIVFGTHPSPNDPDPIANLMAILDEVLAHIDRVNTQLAALPVSVCPEGKLTEELARDARYPDLRVLVMVMEEFQVYFETEDQEVNKQIAAKLSRIQAVGPSAGVVIVSCSQKPSGVGAGDVARLFNRYRDNHAVRFALKCGNRVVSEAVLGGDAYAEGFDAATLPVGDEYRGVGYLYGAADATPTVRTFLADHSDAEKILTAARAHRERMGLLTGMAAGEEVERNARDVLADILTVLGADTAAHWEAIAGRLADQMPEQYDGTTAEAISAQARALRVPSVNIKRDGATRKGARADDIRQAIGRRDT; encoded by the coding sequence ATGACTGAGCTTCCGAACGAGGTTCCTGAGCCGATCGATTTGGATGCCCGCCGTGCCCGCCGCGACGAGGCTCCGCAGGGATCGGCTACCGATGCCGGCCAAACCGTCCCGCTGTCGACGGGTGACGTCGAGCGCATGGACACCGCGTACGAAGTCGCCTTGGACGACGAGACCGACACGACGCCGGGCGCGGGCAAGGTGCTCGTGCCGGTGGACCAGCTGGGCATGCCGGTAGCGGTCGCGCCGGGGGAGCGGCTGCCGATTATCCCGGTGCACCTGCGCCCCGAAAACCTGCCCGCCACCGCACGCCGTGCGCTGGCTCGTTCGGCGCATGTCGCCGCGTACCACGGTGTCCGGTCGCCCTGGTACGGAGCCAAGCTGTCCTGGTTCGCCGGTCGTGGCCTGTTTCGCCTGGTAGGCAAGCAGATCGCCTGGTGGTGGGTCCCGAACTCGGTCGCCCTTGAGCAGGCAGCGGCCGACGATCGGGAGCTGAAGGAGTGGGAGAAGATCCACCGTCAGCTCAAGGCAACCCGTCTGTGGAGGGGCTGCGTTCTGACGGCGCAGAACCTCGGCCTGATGATCAGTGCACCGATCGCCTGGAACGCTGCTCCCGCAGGGCTTCTAGCGGCTGCGGGTGTCGGTGCGGTCGCTGCGCTCGCGCACTACGGCCGCCCGGCCGGTCAGACACTGGTCGGTACTGCGGTGGTCGCGCCTCGGTTCCGGAAGCTGAACTCGGACATCGTCCTGCGCGCCTACTACGCGGCCGGACTCGGCAAGCCGGACAAGACCGACCAGGAGATCCGGTTCGGGTCGCAGATGTCCAGGGACGCCCGCAACACCGGGTCGCAGGTGCTGGTGGATCTCCCGTACGGCAAGGGCTGGTCCGACGTGCAAGGCGCGCGGGAGAAGATCGCGTCCGGCCTGGATGTGCACATGAATCAGGTGTTCCTATCGCCGGACAAGTCCAGCTCGCGCCGCCACACGCTGTTCGTGGCCGACAGTGACCCGCTTGCCGTTCCGGTGGGCCGGACGGACATGCTCGACTGCAAGCCGCGCTCGATCTGGCGTCCGGCGAAGTTCGGTAAGGACGAGCGCGACGCGCCGGTGTCGCTGCTGCTGATGTGGATCTCGCTCCTGGTTGGTGCCCAGCCGCGCAAGGGTAAGACGTTCGCGGCCCGGCTGATCGCGTTGCATGCCGCGCTGGACCCGTACGTGAAGTTGATCGTGGTCGACGGAAAGAACTCCCCGGACTGGCTGAAGTTCAAGTTGGTTGCCCACCGCATCGTGTTCGGCACCCACCCCTCGCCGAACGACCCGGACCCGATCGCCAACCTGATGGCCATCCTCGACGAAGTCCTCGCCCACATCGACCGTGTCAACACCCAACTCGCCGCCCTGCCCGTGTCGGTATGCCCAGAAGGCAAGCTGACCGAGGAACTCGCGCGGGATGCGCGGTATCCGGATCTGCGGGTGCTGGTGATGGTGATGGAGGAGTTCCAGGTCTACTTCGAGACCGAGGACCAGGAGGTGAACAAGCAGATCGCCGCCAAGCTCTCGCGTATCCAGGCTGTTGGGCCGTCGGCGGGCGTGGTGATCGTGTCGTGCTCGCAGAAGCCCTCTGGTGTCGGTGCGGGTGATGTGGCCCGTTTGTTCAACCGGTACAGGGATAACCACGCTGTCCGGTTCGCGCTGAAGTGCGGCAACCGCGTCGTCTCTGAGGCGGTGTTGGGTGGCGATGCGTATGCGGAAGGGTTCGATGCCGCGACCCTCCCGGTCGGCGACGAGTACCGAGGCGTCGGCTACCTCTACGGCGCAGCAGACGCGACACCGACCGTGCGGACGTTCCTGGCCGACCACAGCGACGCCGAAAAGATCCTCACCGCAGCAAGGGCGCACCGCGAACGCATGGGCCTGCTGACCGGCATGGCGGCTGGTGAGGAGGTCGAGCGGAATGCCAGGGATGTGCTGGCCGACATCCTCACCGTGCTCGGTGCCGACACGGCTGCGCACTGGGAGGCGATCGCCGGACGGCTGGCCGACCAGATGCCCGAGCAGTACGACGGCACCACCGCCGAGGCGATCTCGGCTCAGGCCCGGGCGCTGCGGGTGCCGAGCGTGAACATCAAACGCGACGGGGCGACCCGCAAGGGCGCTCGTGCCGACGACATCCGCCAAGCGATCGGCCGCCGCGACACGTAA
- a CDS encoding ABC transporter permease: protein MSTPVRSTYPVPVEDLIPAARELTAELGNLPSRNRIMKEYRIGADKARTILDALTEPTSGPAEPHLRSVPDPGDAGRDDAAAQTPAAVDEGASPQVTAPADLGMVAELTLSAEVPAASPSEVRLVRSWPVLLLALPAFVAVWSGWVGLGELTGFGVVHPLPGIADGFTINSAITLPIGVETYAAFALRVWLSGRVPISARRFAKWSALSALLLGALGQVAYHLLEAAGVTRAPWQITTVVACLPVAVLGMGAALAHLIHARPAQKGDN from the coding sequence GTGAGCACCCCGGTCCGCAGCACTTATCCGGTGCCGGTTGAGGACCTGATCCCTGCCGCCCGCGAGCTCACGGCCGAGCTGGGCAACCTCCCCTCGCGCAACCGGATCATGAAGGAATACCGGATCGGCGCCGACAAGGCCCGGACCATCCTGGACGCTCTCACCGAACCCACCTCGGGACCGGCCGAGCCTCACCTGCGCTCGGTGCCAGACCCGGGCGACGCCGGACGCGACGATGCGGCGGCTCAGACTCCCGCCGCAGTCGATGAGGGGGCATCTCCGCAGGTCACGGCACCCGCAGACCTAGGGATGGTTGCCGAACTCACCCTGTCTGCGGAGGTCCCCGCGGCTTCCCCATCGGAGGTTCGACTAGTTCGTTCCTGGCCAGTCCTCTTGCTGGCATTGCCTGCGTTCGTCGCGGTCTGGTCCGGCTGGGTCGGGCTCGGTGAACTCACCGGCTTCGGAGTCGTGCACCCGCTGCCCGGCATCGCGGACGGCTTCACAATCAACTCCGCAATCACGTTGCCAATCGGCGTGGAGACCTATGCGGCATTCGCACTGCGGGTATGGCTGTCCGGCCGAGTCCCGATCTCGGCTCGCCGGTTCGCGAAGTGGTCCGCACTGAGCGCCCTGCTTCTGGGTGCGCTCGGTCAGGTCGCCTATCACCTGCTAGAGGCCGCTGGCGTCACCCGAGCGCCCTGGCAGATCACCACCGTTGTCGCCTGCCTGCCCGTCGCCGTGCTCGGGATGGGCGCAGCCCTGGCCCACCTCATCCACGCCCGCCCCGCCCAGAAGGGGGACAACTGA
- a CDS encoding DUF6284 family protein: protein MNIIAFQAEDHEPTAAELAEIEYEWPLIAAELDLLNAEIACITLGESVSVLDRRRVRRAERRVLAVARDLADDNATRTGSERVAS from the coding sequence GTGAACATCATCGCCTTTCAGGCCGAAGACCACGAACCAACCGCCGCTGAGCTGGCCGAGATCGAGTACGAATGGCCGCTGATCGCGGCCGAGCTGGATCTGCTCAACGCCGAGATCGCCTGCATCACGCTGGGGGAGTCGGTGTCTGTGCTGGACCGTCGACGGGTACGCCGCGCCGAACGCCGAGTGTTGGCTGTCGCCCGCGACCTGGCCGACGACAACGCCACGCGTACCGGCAGTGAGCGGGTGGCATCGTGA
- a CDS encoding DUF5919 domain-containing protein — translation MTTETALKVLLRQRHLQEHRAFCREYDKIARTIDRELVGSHPSKATFYRWLSGNLSGLPHPSHCRILESMLPGWTAQAIFEPWPGEDDQPSDAPAVAASAMPAELAGVTAIYPSRTEFSHEMPSTKLFDTAMTVDAMGLSLNLICQQYPDLKLRALLRRASVRLLFLDPDGDSIKRRNIEEGHEDGHLSAWSIGNINIMRRLREDLPPEAAERLQLRMYDETIRFNLMFIDNELGIMQTYLPALRGLDSPTFMMRPTGPDGTDLYSVYAHVFSSLWERGKTL, via the coding sequence ATGACCACCGAAACGGCGCTCAAGGTCCTGCTTCGGCAGCGGCACCTACAGGAGCACCGCGCCTTCTGCCGCGAATACGACAAGATCGCCCGGACGATCGACCGCGAACTGGTCGGCAGCCACCCAAGCAAGGCGACCTTCTATCGATGGCTGTCTGGCAACCTGTCCGGCCTGCCTCATCCAAGTCACTGCCGCATCCTCGAAAGCATGCTCCCGGGCTGGACGGCTCAAGCGATTTTCGAACCATGGCCTGGCGAGGATGACCAGCCTTCGGATGCGCCCGCCGTTGCCGCTTCCGCAATGCCGGCCGAATTGGCGGGCGTCACCGCGATCTACCCCAGTCGCACCGAGTTCTCCCACGAAATGCCGTCGACCAAGCTGTTCGACACCGCGATGACCGTCGACGCGATGGGCCTGTCGCTGAACCTGATCTGCCAGCAGTACCCGGATCTCAAGCTTCGGGCTTTGCTTCGCCGGGCATCCGTTCGGCTGCTCTTCCTGGACCCGGACGGCGATTCGATCAAACGCCGGAACATCGAAGAGGGCCACGAAGACGGCCACCTGTCTGCCTGGTCCATCGGCAACATCAACATCATGAGACGTCTGCGCGAAGACCTGCCGCCAGAGGCCGCCGAGCGGCTTCAGCTCCGGATGTACGACGAGACGATCCGTTTCAACCTGATGTTCATCGACAACGAACTGGGCATCATGCAGACCTACCTACCGGCCCTGCGCGGACTCGACTCCCCAACGTTCATGATGCGGCCGACCGGTCCTGACGGCACCGACCTGTACTCCGTGTACGCCCACGTCTTCAGCTCACTCTGGGAACGAGGCAAAACCCTGTGA
- a CDS encoding inositol monophosphatase family protein yields the protein MTDLPALLATASEATDRASTIIRSRQPGDLTAKGDRDMASEVDYAVEQALRSFLADATPEIGFLGEEEGRTAGKSDELLWVLDPVDGTVNFVHGMPLVAVSLGLVAGDRSILGVIEMPFLGKHYAAADGLGATCNGQPIHRSTCASLSDSLIAIGDYAVGTSAPERNQVRLALTALLAANVQRIRMLGTAATDLAWVAEGNLDASVMFTNKPWDTSAGVLIAREAGVQVLDVDGSQHTFNSTGTVAVATPLAAELMDLIQQAQSATVPH from the coding sequence GTGACCGACCTCCCCGCACTCCTGGCGACAGCTAGCGAGGCCACCGACAGAGCCAGCACGATCATCAGATCCCGTCAGCCCGGCGACCTGACAGCCAAGGGCGATCGCGACATGGCCTCCGAGGTCGACTACGCCGTAGAACAAGCCCTGCGGTCCTTCCTAGCCGATGCAACGCCGGAGATTGGCTTCCTCGGTGAAGAAGAGGGCCGGACCGCAGGCAAATCCGATGAACTGCTGTGGGTTCTCGACCCGGTCGACGGAACCGTGAATTTCGTGCACGGCATGCCCCTGGTCGCCGTGTCGCTCGGCCTGGTCGCCGGAGACCGTTCGATCCTCGGCGTTATCGAGATGCCCTTCCTCGGTAAGCATTACGCCGCCGCAGACGGCCTAGGCGCCACCTGCAACGGCCAGCCAATCCACCGCAGTACTTGTGCCAGCCTCAGCGATTCCCTCATCGCCATAGGTGACTACGCCGTTGGAACCAGCGCTCCCGAGCGCAACCAAGTACGGCTCGCATTGACCGCACTGCTCGCTGCGAACGTCCAGCGCATCCGGATGCTAGGCACAGCCGCAACCGATCTCGCGTGGGTTGCTGAGGGCAACCTCGACGCCTCAGTGATGTTCACCAACAAGCCGTGGGACACCAGTGCGGGAGTCCTTATCGCCCGTGAGGCTGGCGTCCAGGTGCTCGACGTCGACGGATCGCAGCACACCTTCAATTCGACCGGCACAGTGGCCGTCGCAACTCCGCTCGCAGCCGAACTGATGGACCTCATCCAGCAAGCCCAGTCGGCGACAGTTCCGCACTGA
- a CDS encoding DUF5753 domain-containing protein, with protein MSGQGRFLVYEHNVIPGIFQTAGYARALLSFWIEFLDTRNDLDAAVEARMASQSVLYRSDKRFSVVLEEAAVRTQFGSSETMAGQLDRLMSVMSLPNVSVGIVPLRSDRKVVGSTGFWIYDDKLVQLETPTASIDVTQPQEIGLYLRMFERLRLPALYGREARSLLVSILDEIA; from the coding sequence ATGAGCGGACAGGGCCGGTTCCTGGTCTATGAGCACAACGTCATCCCGGGGATCTTCCAGACGGCCGGATACGCACGGGCGTTGCTGTCGTTCTGGATCGAGTTCCTCGACACCCGCAACGACCTAGACGCCGCCGTGGAAGCCCGGATGGCGAGTCAATCGGTGCTCTACCGCAGCGACAAGCGGTTCTCGGTGGTCCTCGAAGAGGCAGCGGTTCGGACCCAGTTCGGTTCATCGGAGACGATGGCCGGCCAACTCGACCGGCTTATGTCCGTGATGTCCCTGCCGAATGTTTCGGTGGGGATTGTGCCGCTGCGGTCGGACCGGAAGGTCGTCGGTTCGACAGGGTTCTGGATCTATGACGACAAGCTGGTGCAGCTCGAAACGCCGACCGCGAGTATCGATGTCACCCAGCCACAAGAAATCGGGTTGTATCTGCGCATGTTCGAACGCCTGCGCCTGCCCGCCCTCTATGGGCGTGAGGCGAGAAGTTTACTTGTCAGCATTCTTGACGAGATCGCATAG